CGATGGTGCCCTGCGTCATCTCGTCGGTGACGGTGGCGAGCGTCGTGACCTCGCCACCGGGCGAGGTGACGCTCACCAGATCGCCATCACGGATGCCGAGACCCGCGGCATCGACGGGATTGATGCGGATGGAATGCCGCCGGCCCGGCGGCATCAGCCGCGATGCGTTGTGCATCCATGAGTTGTGCGAGGTCATTTCACGCATACCGATCATGCGTAGCGGATATCCTTCGGCCGCACCATCGCCCCGCACCCGCTGCAACCGCACGAACTCGGTGACGAAGGTCGGATGGGCCAGGGGGATCTTGCGGTCGGCGGTCTTGATCACCTTCTTCAGCGGGCTCAACGGTAGATACTCGTGAAAGACGACGCCGTGGGGCGCTTGCCGGGCCAGTTTCTTCCACGACCACCCGGCGCGGCGCAGCCCAAACAGGTCCCCCACACTGCCGGTGCGTATCAGCAGATCGGCGAGCATCTTCGGGGTCGCCTGGAAACCGAACCTGGCCACGAACCGCTCGATCGCGGTGCCGTACGCGCCCCCCAATCCCATCCGCTTGGCGATGTCGTTGAGAATGACCCACTCCTCACGGGCATCTCCCGGTGCGTCGACGACCTTTTCGGTCACCCGCAGGCTGGGGCGAACGAATCGGTTGGTGAAGTGCAGCGGGCTGTCCTCCCGCTCGTACATTGTGGTCGTCGGCAGAATGTAGTGCGCGTACCGATTCGTCTCGTTGACGTAGAAGTCAAGCGCCGCAAAGATTTCCAGCTCTTGGAGGGCTTCGGCCAACTTGCCGCCACTTGGCCCGGTGATGACCGGATTCGAACCCATCATCACCACGCCGCGAATCTGGCCGGCTCCCGGGGTCGTGATCTCCTCGGAAAGAGCGCTCGAAGGCAGGAACCCGTAGGTGTCGGGCAACCCGCTCACGCGGGTTCGTACCTGGTCGAACGTCGCCATCTTCATCATCTCGGCGATCGGCCCTATCGCCACCGGCGACCATGCCCAGACCATGCCACCTTCGCGTTGCACGTTGCCGGTGACGATGTTGATCAGGTCCTGCAACACGTTGGTCAGGGTGCCGAATCTTTGCGTGCACGTTCCGGTTCGGCCGTACACCACCGCCGATCTGGCGTGCCCGATGTACTCGGCAATGTCCACCACGACGTCGGCTTTCACCCCGGTCAAGCGTTCAGTTTCCTCGGGTGGAAACGCCTTGACCGCCTCGATCCAGAACTCGAAGCCCGTGGTCCACCGATCGAGGAACTCGCTGTCGTACAGACCTCGATCGAGCAGGACGTTGAGCACAGACAGCAGAAACCAGGCATCGGTGCCCGCCCGGATCCCAACGTGTTCGAACTCGGCGGCGGTGGTAGTCCGGCGAGGGTCGACCACCCATACGCGTCCGCCGCGCTCGACGATTTCGCGCAGGTGCTGCGGCATGTGCGGGTCGTGCAGGAAGCTGCCCTTCGACACCTTGGGGTTGGCCCCCAGCATGAGCATCGCCTGCGTACGTCGAATGTCGGGAATGGGCATGTGCGCGCAATGGCCGTAGAGCAGCTTGAACGCGGCGACCCGTGACGCTCCATCCTCGGAGTTGATTCCGTAGAACCACGGTGTGCCAATCGCTTTGGCGAAAGTCTTACCCCACATCGCAGCTGCGAAGCTGAAGTAGGGTGGGTTGCCCTCGTGGAAGGCAATGGACGTCGGACCCAACCGCGACCGTAGCGCCGAAAGCCGATGTGCGATGTCGTCAAGGGCTTCGTCCCATGAACACGGCACGAATTCACCCGGTCCGCCGACTCGTTTCAGCGGGGTCGTCACGCGGTCCGGGTCGTTGACGATCTGGGTCATCGACAGCCCCTTGACACAGCAGAAGCCCTTGCTGTGCGGGTCATCGGCATCCGGTCGAAGCGCGGTGAGCCGGCCGTCGGTGACTGTGGCGATCATTCCGCACAGCGGCTCGCAGATTCGGCAGTAGGTGGGCTTTTCTTCCACGGTCATCTTCTGGCTCCCGGTGTGACGGCGATAACAGTAGTCTCCCCGATTCAAACCTAATGACGCAAGGTTTTGACTGATACGCCTACGCCGGAATTTTGGTAGCCACCCACCGGCGATGCTGGACGGCTGCCGACGTCACCGGGCGCGAGCAGCTAGCGGCGCCCCGGCGCCGGGGTGGGTGCGACCTGCAGCGGTACCTGAGAAGGCAGGACGGTCCCGGCCGGGATGTGGAGTCTGCCATCCGATCCGACGTAGGCGGATCCGCCGTCCCCGCCGGAATTGTCGTTTCGCACCAGTGGCACAGCCGGCCCGGGGCAGGCGCGGCCGGTGCCCGCGCCGCAGATCCCGTCCAGGAAATACGACCGCCGCTGAATGTCCTCGTTCCAAGTGCGGCTGTGTGCCCCAACAAACAGATGCGGCAGTGTGTAGACCGCCAGAAAGATCATGTTCACCGCGCCGATGATCGACAGCGCCCGGATGACACCGTGCCCGGCCGGTGACGCCTTGACCCGCTCGGAGCCGCGCTCGACGAGCGTCCTGCCGCGGTCGTCGAGGTTGAAGCGCAGGAACGTGTACGCGGTCAACAGGATTCCCACCAGGAATGCCTCGTGCAGCGGAAACGCATGGTAGCGGTCGGCGAAGATGTTGAAGTGTCCGCCGGCGTAAGTCCACACACCGAGCGGCATGAAGATCACGCCCTCGAACACCACGTCGAAGGCGAACATCACGGCCCAGCAGATCAGGGCCCGCCCGACCTGACCCAGCCGCGGCCACCGGCCCGACACGCGGCGTAACGTCGCCACGCCGATGCGGACGGCGATCGTCATGATGACGACGTACAGGCCGATGATGGTCATCGGCGGCTCGACCACGGTGGCCCCCGGCGCGCCGAACGACAACCAGCCCGGCACGCTGGTTACCCACGACCCCCGGTTGAACGACCAGGAGTTGTAGGTAATCCACGGACCGAAGTAGTTCGATAGCGGATCCTGAAAGAACAGCGTGCAGAAAGCCAGGGTCAGCGCCCCGTCCACGGTGACGGTCCGCTCGCGTCGCCACGGCCGAATCACGAACTGCCACAGCAGCGCCGCCATTGCAGGAATCATGGTGACCTGCAGGGTCATCAAGAAGACCTTCATGTACATCGGCGGATCACTCGGCCCGACCGGGACCCGCTGGAAGTACGGACCCGTGATCCACCGGACCAGCACGAAGGCCATGAAGGCGAGCCAGAAAGATCCGAACGCCGCCCACCACAGCACCGGCCTGCAGCGGCGCCGGCCGACTTCGGGATCCACGGGTCGCGCGATGTCGGCTACGGCGGCCGACTGATCTCTTGCCCCGGTGCCCAACGAAATACTCACGGCTGCAGCTCCATTCGCGAGTGCGTGGTGCGGTTTACCGCCGCACCTACTGATCTGGTCGGTGGTGTGACCTGCAACCGCAGCGCGGTCAGTTCGGCCTCGAGCAGCGCGACCCGATCGGCGAGTGTGTGCCCGCCCGGGTGTGGTTGGTCGTCGTTGACGATCGCGCGCCCCGTCAAGATCGTCGTGACGACAACCCACACGAAGTAGGCGATGACGGGGGTCCAGAAGCCGAGCAGGCCGTCCCAGGCAAGGGGCCCGGATTTGAAGATCCACACTCCGAACGTGAGGCCGACCCCCAGCACGCACCACAACTGAAAGTAGGCGAACCAGCGAGGGTAGACCGGCTCAACGCGCCTGTCGCCCAGCGTGATCACTGCCAGCGCGACCATTTGGAACATGCCCGTACAGACGATTCCCAGGAAGGGAAGCCAGCCCAGGTCGTGAAACGTCTGCACGCGCGACGCATCGTCCGGACGAAATGCGGCCACCAGCCAGAACGCGCACGGATAGACGAACTCGATGACCACGCACCCCTGTGCCGCAGCCCACGCCCACGTCAGCGGGGCCCGAGAACCCTCCACCCGCAGCATCTGCGTGCAGATCGCCCCGCCCCACGGCAACAGTAACGCGGAGGCGAAGAGCGCAAGGACCATACCGACCCGGATACCGACGAGGTGGTCCCGGAAAAACCGGGCCATCTGCTCGGCGGAATTCGTTGGCGAGGGCGGCGGAACCATGCGCGCCAACAGCACCCACCCGATCAGAAAGAGTGCGATGAAACCGAAAACCGAATACAGGCTCCAAAGCTGCACGCGCTTAGCGCTCATCACCCCAGTGCCTTCCTCACCCCAGACGTACCGCGCGCGGACTTTCACCCCCGGTCGTACGGGAACTGCGGGGGATAATTGCGGCCGAACCCCTGGCCGTTGGCCCCCCGGTCCCGATTGTCGTTACGCAGCAACGGCACATCGGGGGCCGGGCAGGCGATACCTGGGCCTTCGCCACACGTGTAGGTCAGGTAGGAACGCTGCTGGATGTCTTTGTTCCACTCGGTGGAGTGCGCACCGAACCAGGTGTTGGGCAATGTGTATCCGATCGTCATCGCCAACGTCACCAGTCCTGTGACCGCCAACATTCTCACCGCCGTGACCTTTACCGGTCCGCCGGCGAGTTGTTCAGTGCCCCATTCGGCCAGCGATTGCCCGCGGTCGTTGGTGAAGTACTTGATGCAGGCGAACATGGTGAAGATCGCACCGGTGGTCAGCGCCTCGTTGAGCGGATACGCATGAAAGGTGTCGGCGAAAATCTTGACGTGCCCGCCCGGGTACTCCCACGAGCCCATCGGCATGAAAACGACACCCTCGAATATCAGATCGAAGGGCACCATGACCGCAAAACAAATGGCGGCCAACCCAACTCGGGGAATTGCGGGCCAGCGCGCGTGGGCCCGGCGCATGATCGCCGCGCCCATCATCGTCACCAACAGGAAGACCACGATGTAGGCGCCCGGCACGATGAGAAGCGGATAGGCGACCTGGTGCTCCGGTGTTCCCGGCGCCAGTGCACCGGGCACGCTGTTGAGCCACGAACCCATATTCACTTGCCACGCGTTGTAGGTGTACCAGTGCCCGACGTACGCACTGAGCGGGTCGTGAAACGACAGCATCAGAAACGCGATGACCATCAGCCCGTCGAGCCCGATCCGCCGTTCGCGCCGCCAGGGCCGCACTACGAACCAATACAGCACCGCAAGCCCGGCGATCGGCAACGCGATCTGCCAGAACGTCAGCGCCACCTTCATCCACCCGGGGATCGGAGTCGGCCCGGGATCAACGGATTTGAAATACGGTCCGGTGACCCACCGGGCCAACACAAACGCCTGGAATGCGAGCAGCGCACCGCCGAAGGCGGCCCACCATTTGACTGCGGGTACGGGTCGGTCGGCGACGGCGATCGGGCGGCCGTTGGCCACCGCGGGGGTGGCGGTGCTCATGCTGGGACCTTTCTGCTCACTACGAGCTGCTCGACGATCCGGTCCCCCGCGGCCTGCCCCGACACCAAGGCGCCGTTGACACCCGGTATCGGCCCGATATCGCCGGCCAGTTGCACACGGGCGGCGGGGTCGGTCTCGCGCATGAAGCGGTCGACCGCGTGGAAGCGCCCCTTGCGCATGATCGGAACGACATTGCGCCAGCGACCGATCTCGAAGTCGACGACCCTAGAGCCTAAATCGCCGTAATAGGGCTTGACGAAGCCCAATACGGAGTCGATGACCTTCTCGTCCGGGCTGTCCAGATTGTCCAGACACCATTCGTGACGGCAGAACGTCGTGATCATCCCCGTGCCGTCGGGGCACCGGTTGTTGGCTTTGAGGTGATCCACGATGACACCGCACAGGTCGGGTTGTTCGCGCGGCGAACACATGATGTACGTCGCGGGATTCGACGGCCGCTCCGCCAACGCGATGTGGCAGTTGACGCTGCAGATGTAGTCGGTGTTTTCGTAATACTCCCGGGCGAATCCGGAGATCTGGGGATAGATCTCCAGTGCTTTGGCCGTCGGCGTCGTCACCACGGCGTTGGCGAACTCCTCGGTGACCTCGCGGCCGTCACGGATGAAGCTGACTTCGACGCGATCTCCCGCGTCGGTGACGTTGGTGACCCGAGTCGCCAGCCGAACATCGTTGAGCCCGGCCGCCATTGCCCGAGGCAGCGCGTCCATGCCGTCGTCGAGACCGTAGAAGTACGGTTTGAAGAAGTTCTTCATGGTCCATAACAGCTGACCTACCGACGCGTACGACGGGTCGCTCAACCAGGGACCCCGGACCACCACGGCGGCAACGTAATCAAGGATCTCTTCGCTGAGTTCGCGGCGGCTGTAGGTGGCGACCGTATCGGTGTCGATGGCGGCAACGCCCGACGCATCGGCGTAGTTGAGGTCCTTCCAATGCCTGGCCAGGAAGATCATCAGCTTGGCCAGCTTGAGCTTGGCCCGGCCCGAAAGGTACGGCGTACCCAGCAGGCTCAGCGGCTTGCTGAGGTCGAGGAAGTTCAACTCGCCGCCCCGTGGCATCGCACCGAATGCCTTGAATTTGTGCATCTGCGGTCCGAGGCCGACCTCGCGCATCTCTTGCGCGGACTCGGCATAGCTGCCGAGATAAATGAAAGCTCCTACGTCGTAAACGAATCCATCCCGCCGGATCGTCTTGATCCGCCCGCCGACGCGATCCTCCGCCTCGAAAACCACGGGCGTACCACCGGCTCGCTGTATCCGTCGCGCCGCGGCGAGACCAGCTATGCCGCCGCCTACCACGGCGGTCCTCGCGTCTTTCCCCATGACTCCAGCCTAACGCGTAAATGATCGCTAAATCAATAATGATCGGACAATCATTGCTGGAACGGTGCGCGCGCTTCTAAGCTGTGCACGTGGCATCACCGAACGGGCTTTCCCGCACGGCGCGGCGGCAGGCGCAGACCCGAGTCGACCTGATCCGGGCCGCGCGGGAAATCATCGCTGAGGGCGGCGTCGAGGCACTGCGGATAAGCGACATCACCACGCGCGCCGACGTCGCGTTCGGGACCTTCTACAACCAGTTCAAGAGCAAGGAGGACGTCGTCGAAGCCGTGGTGGCCGAGACGATTGTCGGGCTCGCGCACTCGGTCGAAGAATCGCCGGAGTTCGACGATCCGGCGGAGGCCCTCGTCGCATCGACGAGGGCCATCGTCCGTATCGCCTATGACGACCCGCCACTGGCACGCCTTCTGGTGAAACTCGAACAGGCCGAGTCACGGTTCGAGCGGATCATCCGCCCACAAGCCGGTGCGCTGCTGCAGCGAGGGATGGCTGAAGGACGTTTCCTCATCGACGACCTCGAGACAACCCTGACGATGTCGATAGCGGCGGCGTTCGAGGTGATCAGGGGCATCCTCGACGGACGCCTGGGGGATCGCGCCGATTTCGCTTGCGCGGAAGCGCTATTGCGGATGGCTGGTGTCGCCCCGCAACGCGCTGCTCGATACGTGCACGCGGCTGCGGGCGGATCCTGAGGTCGCCCGGTAGGTCGCTGGATCCTGCCGCTCGAGGAATGCCTCTTTCACTCGTTCATGCCGATTCACCGGTGGCCGGTTCGGTCCGGGCGTCCAGCACCGTGACCACACCATTGGTGGCGTCCAGGCGTATCCACATACCCGTGCTGAGCCGGCTGACGGCCTCCCCCGTGTTCACCACGCAGGGAATGCCCATCTCGCGGGCCACGATCGCGGCGTGGCTCAGCGGACCGCCGATGTCGACGACCATGCCCGCCACCAAGGGAAACAACGCGCACCAGCTCGGATCTGTCACCTCGCAAACCAGGATCTCCCCCGGTTCGAGATCCTCGGCAACCTCCAGGCTGGTGGCTACCCGGGCAGCACCCTCGACCACACCGTGGGTGATCGAAACGCCCGCGATGGTGTCGCCGGCTCGTAGGTCCGCGCGTTTCTCCCGGCGGGTGCGCGGCTGGGGCATGCCCACCCAGCGGTCCGGGAAGGTCAGCGTTTGGTATTCGGCGCGTTGCGCCAGCCGGCGCGCGGCCACATCACGCACTTCGTCTCGCCCGTCGTCGAGTCCGCGCAGAACCTCGGGCACAGTGAAGGCAAATACGTCATCGGCCTGCGCCAGCACCCCCTTCGCCACCAGTTCGGCACCATGACGCCGGGCGGCGAACCGGGCCACGTCGAGTGCCATCAGGAACGCCGCCTTGCCCACTTCGCGCAGTGGCAGGTAACGCTGCGCGAGCCGCAGCACGCCCCGAGCCTTGACCCGTTGGTGTGTAGGCAGGTTCGCCAACAGCGTTCGTTCGGCAGCGATGCGCCTTTCGCGGCGGTCGTCCTGCTCGGTCGCGCGATCCTCGACCCCGTGGTGGGCGTACCGCTCGGCGATCGAAGTCACCAGACTCGGGTCTTCGCGCCACGAAGTCGATGAGACCTCGCCTTCTTCGGGGCCGTGGAAGCCGTAGCGTGCGACGAAAGCGTCGACCGAAAGAGAGCCACGCGAAACCTTCCAGAAGGCAGCGACCATCTCGGCTTCCTCGTAGCCGCCGTAACCTCCCGCTAACTGGGCCACCAGCCCCGGGTCCCCGGCCGCACGAGCCAGACGTGCGAGCTGTTCGAAAAGAGCCTGCGTCACCGCCACGGCGATGATGTGAATTCGCATGGCCGCGTCGAACTTCTCGACCGCCTCCGCAAGCAACAGACGGCCGGGGCGTGCGTGCGTCGGCTGGGTTTTCGCAGTCCACCATCGATGCTGGTCACGGTGGAGCCGCTGTAACCGCATCGGCAGCCTGGCGGCCTCCACGG
The nucleotide sequence above comes from Mycobacterium kiyosense. Encoded proteins:
- a CDS encoding formate dehydrogenase, with product MTVEEKPTYCRICEPLCGMIATVTDGRLTALRPDADDPHSKGFCCVKGLSMTQIVNDPDRVTTPLKRVGGPGEFVPCSWDEALDDIAHRLSALRSRLGPTSIAFHEGNPPYFSFAAAMWGKTFAKAIGTPWFYGINSEDGASRVAAFKLLYGHCAHMPIPDIRRTQAMLMLGANPKVSKGSFLHDPHMPQHLREIVERGGRVWVVDPRRTTTAAEFEHVGIRAGTDAWFLLSVLNVLLDRGLYDSEFLDRWTTGFEFWIEAVKAFPPEETERLTGVKADVVVDIAEYIGHARSAVVYGRTGTCTQRFGTLTNVLQDLINIVTGNVQREGGMVWAWSPVAIGPIAEMMKMATFDQVRTRVSGLPDTYGFLPSSALSEEITTPGAGQIRGVVMMGSNPVITGPSGGKLAEALQELEIFAALDFYVNETNRYAHYILPTTTMYEREDSPLHFTNRFVRPSLRVTEKVVDAPGDAREEWVILNDIAKRMGLGGAYGTAIERFVARFGFQATPKMLADLLIRTGSVGDLFGLRRAGWSWKKLARQAPHGVVFHEYLPLSPLKKVIKTADRKIPLAHPTFVTEFVRLQRVRGDGAAEGYPLRMIGMREMTSHNSWMHNASRLMPPGRRHSIRINPVDAAGLGIRDGDLVSVTSPGGEVTTLATVTDEMTQGTIAMPHGWGHTGGWRRAAAAGGATSNLLSSEVERASGSSVLNGIPVRVERVEPQPDSSAHRTAAVADLVRR
- a CDS encoding DUF5135 domain-containing protein, which encodes MSISLGTGARDQSAAVADIARPVDPEVGRRRCRPVLWWAAFGSFWLAFMAFVLVRWITGPYFQRVPVGPSDPPMYMKVFLMTLQVTMIPAMAALLWQFVIRPWRRERTVTVDGALTLAFCTLFFQDPLSNYFGPWITYNSWSFNRGSWVTSVPGWLSFGAPGATVVEPPMTIIGLYVVIMTIAVRIGVATLRRVSGRWPRLGQVGRALICWAVMFAFDVVFEGVIFMPLGVWTYAGGHFNIFADRYHAFPLHEAFLVGILLTAYTFLRFNLDDRGRTLVERGSERVKASPAGHGVIRALSIIGAVNMIFLAVYTLPHLFVGAHSRTWNEDIQRRSYFLDGICGAGTGRACPGPAVPLVRNDNSGGDGGSAYVGSDGRLHIPAGTVLPSQVPLQVAPTPAPGRR
- a CDS encoding DUF5135 domain-containing protein, with product MSTATPAVANGRPIAVADRPVPAVKWWAAFGGALLAFQAFVLARWVTGPYFKSVDPGPTPIPGWMKVALTFWQIALPIAGLAVLYWFVVRPWRRERRIGLDGLMVIAFLMLSFHDPLSAYVGHWYTYNAWQVNMGSWLNSVPGALAPGTPEHQVAYPLLIVPGAYIVVFLLVTMMGAAIMRRAHARWPAIPRVGLAAICFAVMVPFDLIFEGVVFMPMGSWEYPGGHVKIFADTFHAYPLNEALTTGAIFTMFACIKYFTNDRGQSLAEWGTEQLAGGPVKVTAVRMLAVTGLVTLAMTIGYTLPNTWFGAHSTEWNKDIQQRSYLTYTCGEGPGIACPAPDVPLLRNDNRDRGANGQGFGRNYPPQFPYDRG
- a CDS encoding TetR family transcriptional regulator, which encodes MHVASPNGLSRTARRQAQTRVDLIRAAREIIAEGGVEALRISDITTRADVAFGTFYNQFKSKEDVVEAVVAETIVGLAHSVEESPEFDDPAEALVASTRAIVRIAYDDPPLARLLVKLEQAESRFERIIRPQAGALLQRGMAEGRFLIDDLETTLTMSIAAAFEVIRGILDGRLGDRADFACAEALLRMAGVAPQRAARYVHAAAGGS